TAGCTAAATTTCCAGTATCTTGACCTAGCCACCTTATGCCAATTCGCACAACAAATGTCCTAATaggaaattataattaaaaaaggtATTCTCATTAGGTATATCCAAGACAAAGAACAATTAGtgggaaaataataataattgtagtCTCAATCCACTCTTAAAGAGAATTGTCAAAAACTAGGTtttgtgagttaggcctaagacctaattttcacatggtatcagagcagggcccgtctcacccgatgttggggtccccaaaattaaaattgcccacgcaccagatgctaagcactgggcgtgaggtggggtgttaaagaatgacaaaagtcccacatcggtgattaatgagacgggtggactctttataaggcttggacaatcctcctccctttgagcttagcttttggggtgtgagttaggcctaagacctaattttagagTATCTATATCTAGTCCACCGCGGAGTTATTGGTTCCCATGAGGTGGATTTGTGGTCCTAACGCATAAGATAAGTCTAGTGCGTCCCAAGAGGGATTCTTCAACCAAAAACTACCCCAAACCAATTAAGGAACTTAAGAAAGTGACTAAATTTGTTTGGTTAGTGGTTGAGAGGAAGTAGCTTACTCAAAATTTTCTTCTTGAGCATCCAGATAAACAAGCAGGAAAAGTAATAGTAACACTACAATGAAGACTTCAGTTGATAGATTTAAAACAAAACTAGGGATTGCTTTAAGCACCTACCAATCCTGACCACATCAAATATAACCTCGTACTTCCCATTAGTGATTTGCAAGGGAGCATAAGAGTTGAAACAACTACACTATCAACTACCATTTCGTCTCCGTTTATCGTTATTTGTTCACTATATTAATTCTCTCAATTTATTTGAGTAAGACATTCATGATGTGGACTTGCGGTCCTTAACTGATAACACACAAGTCTGCTAAAGTTTTCAAGtggttttttttcttcctttaatAAAAGTAGTGTTCAGCCTCAAGCCCTCAACTAACTCCATCAGCATAAATGTCGAATAACTCTGTCTACCTAAGGGTAGAGTGAACAAGACCATAAAAGTTGCCTTTTCTATTAATGATGGCAGATGCTACAAtgaaaatatcattttcttGCAGGTTAGATGAGTGTGCCTCAAGGATAGATGTCTTGTGGTTGCCTTGTACCTTTCTATTTCTGTGGGCTTGgttttttatgaaaagatttCATGGTACAATACATTCATATAGAGCACACAAACTATTCAAAGCCGTCTATTATCAAGTTAGCACTGAATAGCCAATCAATTCGATTTCTCGCGATGGATAAGATCTTATCCATCCCACTACAATGCAGCATATACATGCTACTGAAAAAGAAGGAAGCAAGCCCAAAAACCAAACTcccaacaataaaaataagtcATACTTCTTTTTGTTAGCTTACCGAATTGCTACGCTAAACTAAGCATGAAAAGCTATGAAATTAATAGATGAACACAATATCAGTGACTATACTAATAAACCAACTGGTGAAATTTCATAGCAAACACTGTTACAATAAAAACTAGTTAAGATAAACAACTGCCAACCACaacatttagtgtgttttgaTAAAACCACACTACAGATACTACAAAGTTGGTGCTGAACGAAGCACCAGCCCTAACAACCACCTATGCGTTACTCCAAGTACACGTCTAGGTCAACATCAGGTCATTTCCAACAAGGTGAGGACGGAGACAAACCCGAACTTCATGTTCTTCTTCTGGACCATCGCGAACTTTTGGCACCAATATCTCCAGCACCGTTCCTGATTCATCATAATATGCTTCAAGTTTAGCATCTTCAGGAATTCTGGCTGGAAGAGGAATTTCTCGAACGAACTCTCCTGGAAGGCAGTGTTCTGAGGATGAAACTTGAAGCTTGAAAGTTCTATTCTGTCTCTTGATGAACGGGATCCGAGATGTGCTCAGACAAGACACCTTAATTATCCCATGTGTGGGTGTGTTCCGCCATGAAACTTTGACTCTTTGAAGATCTACAAATGGCAAGCTGATTACGATCAAATAACCTTCTTCATCTTCGTAGATACTTTTTGCAGCTGTAACAGGGCCATAAGCATCCCTCATCACCCCAGTAAATTCATTTAACCAATTCGGTTCATTTGGGTGAATTTCAAGGTCTGGAATTTGATAGGAAGGAGGATTCACTTGCAGATAACACTCTTCTTCAGTTCCATTTGAGAAGAAGTCCTTTTTCCTTTTGCCGTTGACAGGTAGTAGATCCATTGCGTCTCCATTGCTATGATTGGACGGCTGAGTTGACAAATTAAGTCCAGAACCATTAAGCAGCTTCTTTGAGTTGGACTGTGGGTTACCCTTTATTGGCGGAAGCGGCCTCTCAAGCTCAAATTCGGTGTTGGGGAGGTTTCTCCATGTACTGAAATCACTAGCTTCCGGTGGGATAGTGAAGTTCGCATCCCTACCAGTGAGTTCCTTCCATCTTTTGCGCTCCTCTTCATCAAGAACCATGAGATTGGGAGACGACACAATCTCAATCCCATGAACACACTGAGGATTTGATAGGCCTCTGTAATGCTTCCTTTGCATCCTATGAGATCGAATGAAACCCCTATCAGCGCTAAATGGAAATGGACGTTCCCCTTGTCGAGAATGCCCATTCATGTAACTCCGTAGCTGCATCTTACCCAATGCATTCTCAGGTCTATCCTTAAATACCCACATATACATATTCTCCATATCATGTTGAACCATGAAAACATCAAGCTGGAGATCACTTTTATCAAACCCGGAAATTCCATTACTATCCCGGATCATCTTAGCCTTAGATTTCTCATTTAGAACAGGCTTAAAatagaaactaaagaaaaaccAAGCACCCCAGATGCTATCTACACGTTTTGCACATTTCCTCCCTACTTTAGGCACACTAAGGAAAGTTTCAGTTTCATAGATCTGTGTCCCTAACCCGACATCAAGAATATCATTCCACGGCTGAGTAGGCGAGCTACGGTCAGCTGATAAGGGCAAATTAATATCAGGGGGACGAGTTATGACAACTTGGCGATTCATCTCAAGGTCTAATTCATCATGTGAAGAAGAAGCACTGGAATCCATGGACAAAAGGGTTGAAGGATGATGATTCTCCATTGACAGAGTTGTAAGAAGAGTATCTACCATTTCACAAATTTCTCCCTTGAAAATAGGGACTCTCTAATTACTAATCCTAGCTCCAATTCTTAAGTACCCAAATGAactttcttgaaaaaaattcaatctttacaaacaacacatCCATCATACTAAtcccaacaacaacaacaacatttacACCACCATCAAATCCTTTTTACTTATTCATCACATAACTACAAACCCTCAAAAAACCCAAATAACAAAATAGTCAAAAATAACATACAAGTCGAAAGAAAAACTAGATGAACACTGTATTCAACCCTAACCCAAGAATCTCATTAAACCCTTCAAAGACAGGTGAGAGAAACTGAGTAAATCTTGCAAACCCCATAATCTTTATTCCCCAAATTAACCTCTTTTTTTTCACCTCTAATAAACAgaactatataatataatttgtgtatCTTTTTCAATGTATAGTATTACCAATCTATGAATCCAAGACCCAAGAAAAGGACTAAATCAGAAGGGATCTTGGAAGAGTACCTTTTGGGATAAGCTTCAACAACCAAGAACCCACAAATACTAGGACATTCTGAAGAATCAATGGCTCTTACCATCCTCATCcttctataattttttctaCAATCTCTTTGAGGAATTTACACAAACACTTCAACTTACATGAGTAAAATGAAGATGAAAAGTCAAGAAACACACAAATAtagagaaaggaaaaaaaggggACAACAAAAACAAATGCAATTTGGTATTTGGTGGTGACAAAGTGAACAGAAATACCCTGTACTAGATAACACCGTAAATGAATGATGATTCAAGAATCAGCACCGTTCATCTGGAACAACAACAGTTGTCACCGTTACTCAAAACGGTGACGGTGCTTTTTTTGACTGATTTTGGTGGGGTTGGGGGTAGATGAAATGTAGTATCCAGAAAATTATGTTAGAAAATGTCTTTCTAAAGTGTGtcactattcaaattttcaattgtATTATATcgtataatttaaatttaattaaatttttatattgtaataaaattattaattagaaattttaaatttgaacatGAGTATAGAGAAAATTGTGTTAAAAACATCACTCCATCATAACTTCAATACTAACTTTTTAAATAAtgctaaataaaattattcattttttaactcaaaatatcaaatttaaattcaaattataaaagaaatctTGGTAGAAAGTACAACCTACAAATATATAAGATTATATATGggagtttaaataaattaaattttgatacagataaaataaaacaagacgGATTGATAAGTTATTAATTAGGGGTTGTGTGTAGTGAGTTGCTTGTACAATTTGaagttttccacttcatttttagATTAGTATTATTTATGTTTCCAACAAATTTGATATTGGGGTACTTATGTGTCGGTACggtttaaatataaatattattaataattgtgTTTATAGTACATATATAATCgataatgaattaataattcGAAGTATTGGATTATCAATTATCAATTATAAATAGCTTAGTTATGAGATCAATATATAAAGTTGTATTAATCATCTCTATCTATgtttattgaattgaaatgtggATTAAGTAGCTAAGTAGTCAAAACAAGATTCAAACATATGACCCAATAGTTGTAGGAGTCTGAACGGTTATAAAATTGACAAATCAATAATCTGAATTTTCAAATCTTTAGCAAACCTTGTTATAAATTTAGATTATTGATTTGacgtataattttatttatcgtACTTAATTTTACTTATCTTGATATATAAAGACTaatctatttaaaataatttattaaaaataagtagaAGTAAAAAGACTTTTAGAAGAATTTATTTAAGACTCGCTTTCACGTTTATAAAATATTACGAGGCTCACGTTGGGGCTTTATTCTATAATACTAGTACTTCAAGCACCCAATTAGATGGTCTATACGAGTCTTAACACTCAAAGCTCAAGCTTGCTTACAATTTCTATGCACGTCATATATAAAATTGCCAAATTAGCATCCTTCAGTtatatttaagtattttaaaaagtcattagaagaaaattttatataatatttagaaaaaatgaatgaaagattcaacaaaaaaatatttagaaagaatgaatgaaagattcaacaaaaaaatgtttGGCTAACTTGGCATGATTTGTAAGTACAAGttgaatgatatttttgttaCAAAAATAGATTAGTAACTTTTTGTGACACTCAAacaaattaagtaattttatgTTACGAGAAATAAATCtagtaaatttaataataaaataaaacttaaaaagtgATCGTCGTTTATGAAATCAAACAACCAATGAATTTTGCTATTGTTGGTCAAGTTCACTTTATGtaagtttcatatttttattaagaaacgTTCATGTTTTTGCAACataatttatgtgtattttaTCATCATCAAGTAGTCCACGCCTCTTTTAATGTTGGTTAATTTGTGATCCTATATATGGGACCTTATCCTTTCAAAtctgtttcaaaaaaatatatgtagagaatttgttaaaaatatttttttttaatttttataaagatAAAAGAGAATAGATTATTacttgttatatttttaaaatttatttgtagaattaaattgaatatgttattgtaaatatatatatatatatatatatatatgagaactgagtataaaaataaaactagtaAAAATTTATAGGTTCATGTAAATCCTTTTCGATAAAAAcgtatatatataatcaaaattatatttatgtatttatacataTGGTAAATATGGGACTATCATGTATTTACTTCGGCTTTAgattatttagatataataaaCGTTAAactctatttaatttttaatttattccttCTTTgcatttaaattttcttaataaaaattttcactccgcaattaaaaaaatagaaatgaaaagAAGCCTCTCTTCAAATGAGAAAAACTGAAAAGTGAGTTGGCTTTTCTAACAGAGTATTTGTGGTGCTTATTGATTTGTCAACATTCTTGTTTTTTTGTAACGCTCCAATAAACAAAAACGGACACTTAATTAGATCCCCATTCTTTTAACTAAAAGTGCATTAATGCTTAAGTgagcttaattaattaattagtactaacaataattgaattattttaatccATCCATCCCTGTATCTAGTTCATATATAACCTTACAAAGTGCATTCGTGGTGTTTTTAAGACATAGTTTATATGGTCCCTCTGTCTTGCATGTGCaataatacattattttaagtCCTTTTGATTACGAAGTAAATTTAcgaatttatatgatgattttaaatttttatatatttataaatatttgatgataaattcttaaatttatataaattaataatttatgagtTAATGCCGTCCCTACCACCAACCGgccatttataatttttcatgtttccTAGTATGACTCTTTTAGATGCACCCATAAAGCAAGGATCATCAAGAAATTTCTTCTTTCCTTCCTAAATGATCTATTAATTCCATATTTtacttaatgtttttttttgtcctattttatatgattatcaCTAAAAATGTGAtgataaagaattaaaatatttaaaaattgttaattttacaagatagtgataaacttatttgaattttttgggaaaaaatgtcaaatattttttgagaaggttatttctttttatttgatttttttaaataaattttcttttttgagataataattattaattgaataactatttaaatttcttttttcgaAATAATTGTAGCATATGAAAAAAAAGTGCAACCTTATAAGGATTAACACCTGCAGAGGGAGCTCaatgattaattagttttataaaaataatttcactttCTGTCTCTCAATTAttaacatatttgtattttgatttcCTAGTAATATTTCACCAAGTAAATGTGTTTTTAGTCCCTTTACGTAGAAAACATATTGTATTTATCTATATTACTTTTAGTTCCATTTCGTAGTCATAGTGCAAATTTAAcctgataaataattaaatggttTAATCATTGataattcaatcaaattttGGAGATTCAGAAAAAGgagaatcaaatattttttcataattcacTTTTAGTTATCACATTTTTCCTTAGCATActcgttaaaaaaataattgttgacataagtatttttactaaattatttttattaaatgatgCTTAGTATTAagtcttgaaaaataatttgaagaacGAGTATTTAATGTTGAGATAACatggaaaaatataattattatttttttgtatatcaaaagtaataaataaaaataattttttttaaaaaaaatgacaaataaatataaacgaAAAGAATATTCACAAATTTCCCATTACAAGAAGATAGACCGGAAGAATGTAATTaagcaattaattaattatggaaAGAGGTGCGAAATAACGGTAGTTTTAGTTGACCACTAGGATGTCAATAACTAAAAAGTGCaattactttcttttaattagAGAATTAATGACATGATCAGAAACAATAATCACCTCTAAAAGTATTTATTTAGAATAACCCCACCCCCAGATATTAccttattattaataatataagcataataaaAAGGTTTTGGTCTAGGTGGTTTCTTACTATGAAAGATTACCTCGTAATTTCTTGTTTagatttaagtttattttactCATTTGGTAAGTGGCTAAGATATcgattatttcttctattaatattttttttcaattcataaGATATACTTATCTAGCTTATCACATTCTATAACTAATCAGaagttaaagaatttattacatattcaaattgattaaaatattttaaaaaataatatctctaaaaaaaaaaaattctaaaaaaataaacttcctCAACGAATAAatatagtgaaaaaataaattttgataaataatatgcTATTAGACTTGCATTAACACATGtacatgaaaaatcatttttaatttttataaagcaACATCTGTCATTACTCCTTCGTTAAAGAATGTCACGTATTATGTCGCTTGACTTATTATCTGACGCATTTTACAATCAAATTTTGgtcattaatttttatctatGCCATAGATTTCACATTCAATTaaaaacttgaagaaaataaagaggaaTCGGATTcgattatataaaaaaaaatagaaaatgaatgTATCATGTAACTTGACTTATAGTGTGATATATGTCGTGTTGCTTGACTTTTAATATTACACGTgtcacaataaaataaaattatacgaGTCGATTAATTTGTTGTATCAACTCATAGATATAACATCCtaataatatttctatttcCCACTGTTGTTGCAGTCATTTTGTCAAACTAAACTTGTTACAATATATTAGCTTTGCTTTTGTTTATTCATtcagtatattaaaaaaataattaggttgacataatatcattatataagtacattgaattatgaatgtgttaaggaaaaaaaataagaacaaataaaCTGTATCATTTAGAGAATGGACTAAAAGGAAATGGAGtgtgtatttattttaggttgAAGTAATTATCATTAGATTTGGTACAGTGAACAAAGAATGTGTGTCAAAGgtaaatttgagaaaaagaatgaaattcaTGTCCTTTATGGAATGGAGGAAGTATTTTTCGTTTTaggtttgaaataattaatcgttaaatatttttttatttatcaatatcattatttcgtattaattttaaaaagctaaaacatcaattattttGAAGTGGGGTATTCATTTTTTCTCTTATTGTTCCTATTAGTAGTATACACTTAGTTATGGTTGAATATGATTTCTTTCAAAGTTGAAAGATgtattaataaattttcttcaaaattatccTTCTCTTGGATGGATTTTTCAACTAtctctagttttttttaaaaaaaaaaataaaagcaaaagagtaatattgatatattattctatatttaaAGTTATTAACTAACCTTCTCATGAGGTGTGCCACTCCTCAACAAATTTATTTCCTTCAGAACAAgcatagaaatttaaaaataatacgtTAATAATTAAAGCTATTAAATATCTTTTTGGAAGGatgaacaaaattttaattgacaAATAATATAAAGGTAGTTTATTAATTTCAACAACATATTTATGCCCCACATACAGGTAGCACTAACCGAAAATGCCTTTTAACATGAAAGGCAGTTagagaaatatttgaaaagGATTAACAAAGAAACATGACTAAATTCATTGTTGTCAAAATTGAGATAAGTTGGTTGGTTCAAATAAAGTATCCCATCCATTcacaaaaaagcaaaaaaaaataaaaaatattgctttccttttaatttattttttcctaagaaaaaaaaaagtaaataagttTAATATATCTTATAATCTTATATTCTTGgtaaaaagttgaaattaaagaattcTAGAACAGAAGAAAATGTACACATACTTTTATAGAAATAATAcagacaaataaattgaaagagaagCACAACGacaaccaaaaagaaaataagatttgaagagaataaaatatacataatctTTATTTCTAGAGGCAGAGAAATTATTGTGGACGTTAAAAGTAAATTAGGGAGGGAAAAAGAAAGTATCATATCATCATGTCAATAATTGAAGAAAGCACCATTGTTTTGGTGGAATTTTAAATGATGATAATATTTCCATTATAACTTTGTTGACAGAGATATCTGAATCTTATTAGCTGATAAGGAGTTCACTTTGTCTAGATCTGCAGAATCAATAATTTCTGAAATGCTATAATCTGTGTAAacatttcttttttcctttttcaaataaGTGGTGTCGATCATACATTGATTATAGCAAAAATATAGTGGAAATGTGATTCAggacatttatttgaatagtTCGAGTgattaataagaataattttaaaaataagtgatgtTAAATTTAAGCAAGGCaacattattaaaaattggaCTTAGAGAAAGCGAGAgtgaaaaattcattttaagaaCGTATCTATGTGACTATCAGTGGACTAAGCTTTGTGGCTAAAAGTCCAGTCAAAAACATGGCCTGGCTTTTTGATCAATTGGGCTTTGAAGACATAAAGAGTCAAAAGACCCTTTCATTGGTCCAACCCCATATTGATCTTCACAGTTCAATACGGAAAAAGTTAGATTCTACtatcatatataatattattacttatatttttaaaatattacatattttatccTCGATAAAAAGTTTTCTTCTATATGTTGATGAAGATATAACTAGATGCATGTATATAGAGGCGAACGAGATAGTCATATATCTCAGATATATGAGAATTACACGTATTTCGTGTGATTCACATAAATCTGTGATAACCAAATGCATAGAAAATAATTACGTTCCTACCATAATTATTGATTCTCAATTACTAAATTCTCTCAATAGTATgaaataattactaattataGTTTCACACAAAATTTCAAGTCAGATACATAATTTTTGCTACTAGATACACTGAAATAGGGCGAGAGGCGAGTGAGCACAGGAGGAAGGTAACGAAAATTtgtttatgtattaaaaatacatgtatttaaTATGATCCGAATGTATATAAGATATCAGATTTGTCTATGTATCCTCGTTACATGCGAATTCACTTGGATATAGTGTATCTAGAACAAATCACACCTAATTTTATCTCCATATATCTCGagatatgtgtatatatataaacacaccaaaatttgataaaatttgtaataCTATAACTTACTATGCATCTAAGTAGTTAATTCCTAATTAGTGGAATTTCTATAAATTATTAGTCCAGATATGCAAGCCCAATTTTTACATTAATTGGGCTCTTAAGCAGGTCAACACCCCTAATTATGTCGTTCACAACTATATATGGACTAGTTTTCGAAAATGTGCGTTGCACGTTTATCCTAAAATACTTCATACAATGTTTGTAgtgtaaataataaatttaaacaatatatatatatcaagaattagctattatgcatgaaaaaatACTACTTTCAATCACATTTGTTATCGACCCAAAGGTATATATGTACATTTCACAAATTTCTTCAATAATTCATTTCCTcgtaaattcaaaaaataatgaagttacAGTGGTTCATCAACTTATAAGACACCATTGATTCTCtttatcttcatttttattctcttcatgttcatttttttctttttttaatttttttgttagtgaGTTGGATTCACTTGTACAGAATCACATCAACTTTTTGTCTTGTAGGATATTCCATTGATTGTCATGAATGCAGTGATAAAGCTAGAAGTCTTTCTTCTTGTCCTTGTGTAAAAGATTCCTTTTTTGGATAATCCAATTAAGTGTACCGTCTCAActtctataaaataatttttatttaaaaatcaaaaccaaaattttattaagaacatatcaacttacacaaaaataattaatcgcATATAAGGAACAATGATTTATTACCTGAAAATTAATACCACTTGAAACAGTTCAATCTGTGTTGCTTCACTTACTGCATCATCACTATGAAATATTAGCGTCATTTCTTAATTgtatcttcataaaaaaaaagtcaaatttaaaaaatttattagtagTTGAAATATTCAACAATTTAGATGAGttcaaataaagataaataaaacattgagcataacaaactcatataaaaaaagaaaaaaagataacatGATTACATGAgaaagtataatatataatataggaAAATGGAGAATCTGCTAATAGAAGATAAAAACGTTACAAATTAAGTGACCCAAGAAGTGCCATCAACTTCTTGAGAGTGTGGAAAGATTATGAAGGTGTGAATATTAATGATGAGATAGTGGAGGTGTGGTATTAATACACATTATGACAAAATTACACCTAAAACTGATCAGATAGAGAAATGAAAAGTTTCTCTAATAAGTTTTCgtaataactttataattaattatttttacaactaTTCATTCTCCTacattattttaacaataagtgaatcaacttaattaacaatttaagcatatttaatatttaattaattaattattttataatattttaatttagtataaggctaaaatggtaattcaaacttttaagttttgaccttcatgcttataatatgattattttttttttaattcatcttcAAAGTTATTTGCTTGCACTCCCCCACAAGTGTTAGTGTGTCGaggttatatatatatcattagtCATACCATTATTCATTAGGGTTAAAAAGAGAAGGATAAAAAGAAATTAGAGAATAATATTACgctatcattatcattattattattagataaTAGATGACAAAGGTGGAACTCCCCTCTGCCTCTCAAATGATTGAGGTCAGCTCTATGCCAAATTCAATGTGATATTTGTgctgacatttttttttaataaggaGTGTTTCTCCGGTTTAACGAATCATATTTGatgcaaatttaaattaatcaagaCTCCCGACAGCCTGACGTAAGTATATATAACTAagacacaaaaatattattagatagataaaaacttttctcatttaattatttgaaaaaaagttttaatgaaAATTCCCACAACACCCTATAAGCAAGTCAACATGATACTCATAGACGTGAGGGGAACTAAAAGACACTCCATTGACCATTTCCTTTTTCCCTCTACACAATCCATCCAATTTCCTTTACACAAACATAACTACTTTCTTTTTCCTCCTTTTTCTCTCTTCCACTCTCTTCTCCTTAGCAATTTTCTATGATGAAGAAACAAACAACAGGTACAATAATTGCCATCTAACATTTGATTTTCTTAAATGTTCTTACAATGTATCGCAGGACGCTGACTATAAACTGGGATGGTATTGGAGAAGACGATGACGATGATCACTTCTTCGAGTCCCACGACCGCCTTTCCACGGTGGTTCCCCAAGACTTGGCGTCCTCGGGATCAGATGATGAGGTCGAGTTTGAGGATAGTAGACGTTCCTTCTCGGCCTCAGTTTCTATCAAGAATAATACCTTCCCAGGCCTTGAGATGGGGACAACAACGAAAACAAAAACAGTATCCATCTCCGATCCACCTCCTCCTATTGTCATGGAAGATTACGGCATGTGGATGGCTGAACCAGGAGATGTTAAAGAGCGTAGAAAACGCTTACTCCAGGGAATGGGATTGACAAGTAGTAAGGAACTCCTAAAGCTAACAAGTGCGAAAGTTGTGA
The sequence above is a segment of the Solanum lycopersicum chromosome 10, SLM_r2.1 genome. Coding sequences within it:
- the LOC101258910 gene encoding uncharacterized protein, with the translated sequence MVDTLLTTLSMENHHPSTLLSMDSSASSSHDELDLEMNRQVVITRPPDINLPLSADRSSPTQPWNDILDVGLGTQIYETETFLSVPKVGRKCAKRVDSIWGAWFFFSFYFKPVLNEKSKAKMIRDSNGISGFDKSDLQLDVFMVQHDMENMYMWVFKDRPENALGKMQLRSYMNGHSRQGERPFPFSADRGFIRSHRMQRKHYRGLSNPQCVHGIEIVSSPNLMVLDEEERKRWKELTGRDANFTIPPEASDFSTWRNLPNTEFELERPLPPIKGNPQSNSKKLLNGSGLNLSTQPSNHSNGDAMDLLPVNGKRKKDFFSNGTEEECYLQVNPPSYQIPDLEIHPNEPNWLNEFTGVMRDAYGPVTAAKSIYEDEEGYLIVISLPFVDLQRVKVSWRNTPTHGIIKVSCLSTSRIPFIKRQNRTFKLQVSSSEHCLPGEFVREIPLPARIPEDAKLEAYYDESGTVLEILVPKVRDGPEEEHEVRVCLRPHLVGNDLMLT